From a region of the Geothrix sp. 21YS21S-2 genome:
- a CDS encoding Rrf2 family transcriptional regulator — MIGISRQTDYAARLVLHLACLEPGTRVSIPEIARTRLLPAPFTRRLIALLIQAGILQTTRGTLGGVSLARPASEISLLDLLEALEGGVALNDCLNGGEPCVFGPGCTVQRAWGHATTVLP, encoded by the coding sequence ATGATCGGCATTTCCCGCCAGACGGACTACGCGGCGCGGCTCGTTCTACACCTGGCCTGCCTCGAGCCCGGAACCCGGGTCTCCATTCCGGAGATCGCCAGGACCCGCCTGCTGCCCGCCCCCTTCACCCGGAGGCTCATCGCCCTCCTCATCCAGGCGGGCATCCTTCAGACCACCCGGGGCACCCTCGGCGGCGTCAGCCTCGCCCGCCCCGCCTCGGAGATCTCCCTCCTGGACCTCCTGGAGGCCCTGGAGGGGGGCGTCGCGCTCAACGACTGCCTGAACGGGGGCGAACCCTGCGTCTTCGGTCCGGGGTGCACCGTTCAGCGCGCCTGGGGCCACGCCACCACCGTGCTGCCCTGA
- a CDS encoding OmpW family outer membrane protein — translation MHRSARLGPRHHRAALNLDVKYAKLGSDVKLAANGAKVSAVQLDPMLIGVGVGYRF, via the coding sequence GTGCACCGTTCAGCGCGCCTGGGGCCACGCCACCACCGTGCTGCCCTGAACCTCGACGTCAAGTACGCCAAGCTCGGCTCGGACGTGAAGCTCGCCGCGAACGGCGCCAAGGTCTCGGCCGTGCAGCTCGATCCCATGCTCATCGGCGTGGGCGTGGGCTACCGGTTCTAG
- a CDS encoding 4Fe-4S binding protein, with translation MKKRPFPLRAAVQAAFLALCAWIGVEFALFMHGRGAHPPGAEGFLPISALLSLKFWAATGRICELHPAGLFIFLAILALGLFLKKAFCSWLCPVGTLSEVLWRLGARLFGRNFEPPRWLDYPLRSLKYLVLLFFLWAAWKMDGPALQGFLYSPFNAAADLRMYLFFARISGTALAVVLVLAALSLAVKNVWCRYLCPYGALLGLLSLASPLRITRSKATCIDCKLCTKACPSRIQVHEATRVGSDECTGCYRCVEACPVKDTLEMRAPGGKAVPRAVFAALVAGLFLAVTGLAMLTGHWRNVLTAEDYQELIRMQDRPAE, from the coding sequence ATGAAGAAGCGTCCCTTCCCCCTGCGCGCCGCGGTGCAGGCCGCGTTCCTGGCCCTGTGCGCCTGGATCGGGGTCGAGTTCGCGCTCTTCATGCACGGCCGCGGGGCCCATCCGCCCGGGGCGGAGGGGTTCCTGCCCATCAGCGCGCTGCTGAGCCTCAAGTTCTGGGCCGCCACCGGCCGCATCTGCGAGCTCCATCCGGCGGGCCTGTTCATCTTCCTGGCCATCCTGGCCCTGGGCCTGTTCCTGAAGAAGGCCTTCTGCAGCTGGCTGTGCCCCGTGGGGACCCTCAGCGAGGTCCTGTGGCGCCTGGGGGCAAGGCTCTTCGGGCGGAACTTCGAGCCGCCCCGGTGGCTGGACTACCCCCTGCGCTCCCTGAAGTACCTGGTCCTGCTCTTTTTCCTCTGGGCCGCCTGGAAGATGGACGGGCCCGCCCTGCAGGGCTTCCTCTACAGCCCCTTCAACGCGGCGGCGGACCTGCGCATGTACCTCTTCTTCGCCCGCATCTCCGGCACGGCCCTGGCGGTCGTGCTCGTCCTGGCCGCCCTATCCCTGGCGGTGAAGAACGTCTGGTGCCGCTACCTCTGCCCCTACGGAGCCCTGCTGGGCCTGCTGAGCCTGGCGAGCCCGCTGCGCATCACCCGGTCCAAAGCCACCTGCATCGACTGCAAGCTCTGCACGAAGGCCTGCCCCTCGCGGATCCAGGTGCACGAGGCCACCCGGGTGGGGAGCGACGAGTGCACCGGCTGCTACCGGTGCGTGGAGGCCTGCCCCGTGAAGGACACGCTGGAGATGCGCGCCCCGGGCGGCAAGGCCGTGCCCAGGGCGGTGTTCGCGGCGCTGGTGGCGGGGCTCTTCCTGGCCGTGACGGGCCTGGCCATGCTCACGGGCCACTGGCGGAACGTCCTCACGGCCGAGGACTACCAGGAACTGATCCGCATGCAGGACAGGCCCGCCGAGTAG
- a CDS encoding MFS transporter, with product MTNDSPRGGAQPGFPSSFWTANGTELCERAAYYAMASFVVLYLGQLGFGAYWPSFLNSSVLWFLVYFLPILSGSLADQYGFRRSLLVAFVLLAIAYFLMGYPVWFGGAKLASVFSSEVTVGWRTAVPIVGGVVMIGLGGSIVKPCIAGTVQKTAGARKTLGFAIFYMIINVGSLVGRGVAFFFRRRFDLSAIFAVSMAAAAVAFFVVLLVYKDPDVEMGNTERKPARSMAEILLGMVKVLGSGRFAMFLLVSSGFYFIYNQVYNLLPLYVKRTVELTPAMDIYTMANPFVIVTCQLLITMAFGKLPPIKSIIVGTVIIGFSMLINIAPLYMAGGVGLRMMDLLPLGSLFIVLTVALIAFGELFASSRLYEYIGSLAPKGQEGLFLGYANIPMAVGALVGGPAGAWLFNAVMCKGATKLPSGLLKLDPRAAATGWVILTGIGLCSAASMYAYNAWLKRQG from the coding sequence ATGACCAACGACAGCCCCCGGGGCGGCGCGCAGCCTGGATTCCCGAGCAGCTTCTGGACCGCCAACGGCACCGAGCTCTGCGAGCGCGCCGCCTACTACGCCATGGCCAGCTTCGTGGTCCTCTATCTGGGCCAGCTGGGCTTCGGGGCCTACTGGCCCAGCTTCCTGAACAGCTCCGTGCTGTGGTTCCTGGTGTACTTCCTGCCCATCCTCTCGGGCTCCCTGGCGGACCAGTACGGCTTCAGGAGGTCCCTGCTGGTGGCCTTCGTGCTGCTGGCCATCGCCTACTTCCTCATGGGCTATCCGGTGTGGTTCGGGGGGGCGAAGCTGGCCTCCGTGTTCTCCTCCGAGGTGACCGTGGGCTGGCGCACTGCCGTGCCCATCGTCGGCGGCGTGGTCATGATCGGCCTGGGCGGAAGCATCGTGAAGCCCTGCATCGCCGGCACGGTCCAGAAGACCGCCGGCGCCCGCAAGACCCTGGGCTTCGCCATCTTCTACATGATCATCAACGTGGGCAGCCTGGTGGGCCGGGGCGTGGCGTTCTTCTTCCGCCGCCGCTTCGACCTGAGCGCGATCTTCGCGGTGTCCATGGCCGCGGCCGCGGTGGCCTTCTTCGTGGTGCTCCTGGTGTACAAGGACCCCGACGTGGAGATGGGCAACACGGAAAGGAAGCCCGCCCGGTCCATGGCCGAGATCCTCCTGGGCATGGTCAAGGTGCTGGGCAGCGGCCGCTTCGCCATGTTCCTGCTGGTATCGAGCGGCTTCTACTTCATCTACAACCAGGTGTACAACCTCCTGCCGCTCTACGTGAAGCGCACCGTCGAACTGACCCCGGCCATGGACATCTACACCATGGCCAACCCCTTCGTCATCGTCACCTGCCAGCTGCTGATCACCATGGCCTTCGGCAAGCTGCCCCCCATCAAGTCCATCATCGTGGGCACGGTGATCATCGGGTTCTCCATGCTCATCAACATCGCGCCGCTCTACATGGCCGGCGGCGTGGGACTGCGGATGATGGACCTGCTCCCGCTGGGCTCCCTCTTCATCGTCCTGACGGTGGCGCTGATCGCCTTCGGCGAGCTGTTCGCGTCCTCCCGCCTCTACGAGTACATCGGCTCCCTCGCCCCCAAGGGCCAGGAGGGGCTCTTCCTGGGCTACGCCAACATCCCCATGGCGGTGGGCGCCCTCGTCGGCGGGCCCGCGGGGGCCTGGCTCTTCAATGCGGTCATGTGCAAGGGTGCCACGAAGCTCCCCAGCGGCCTGCTCAAGCTGGACCCCAGGGCCGCGGCCACCGGGTGGGTGATCCTCACGGGCATCGGCCTGTGCAGCGCGGCGAGCATGTACGCCTACAACGCCTGGCTCAAGCGCCAAGGATAG
- a CDS encoding HD domain-containing protein produces MAFPLGPRFQEALAFAAQVHTGQYRKGTAIPYVSHVLAATATVLEHGADEEVAIACLLHDAVEDGGGLPVLEEIRTRFGPRVADLVLECTDATVTPKPPWRARKEAYLAHLAVASAGARLIVLGDKLHNASSLVRDLRAAGSALWDRFNAGPGETAWYYRSVVEILGEKGRTPLLDQLDAVVGELEKAILGA; encoded by the coding sequence ATGGCGTTCCCCCTTGGCCCGCGGTTCCAGGAGGCCCTGGCCTTCGCCGCCCAGGTGCACACCGGCCAGTACCGGAAGGGGACCGCGATCCCCTACGTCTCCCACGTGCTGGCGGCGACCGCGACGGTCCTGGAGCACGGCGCGGACGAGGAGGTGGCCATCGCGTGCCTTCTCCACGATGCGGTGGAGGACGGCGGGGGGCTGCCGGTACTGGAGGAGATCCGGACCCGGTTCGGCCCCCGGGTGGCCGACCTGGTGCTGGAGTGCACCGACGCCACGGTCACCCCCAAGCCCCCCTGGCGGGCGCGCAAGGAGGCCTACCTGGCGCACCTGGCGGTGGCCAGCGCCGGGGCCCGGCTCATCGTCCTGGGGGACAAGCTGCACAACGCCTCGTCCCTGGTGCGGGACCTGCGCGCGGCCGGGTCCGCGCTCTGGGACCGCTTCAACGCGGGCCCCGGGGAGACGGCGTGGTACTACCGGAGCGTGGTGGAGATCCTGGGGGAGAAGGGCCGGACGCCGCTCCTGGACCAGCTGGATGCCGTGGTGGGGGAGCTGGAGAAGGCTATCCTTGGCGCTTGA